In the Selenihalanaerobacter shriftii genome, one interval contains:
- a CDS encoding ornithine carbamoyltransferase produces MKTTFLRGKDFITLQDWEKEEIDTLLDVSFDLKRKFAMGVDTSYLKNKTAMLMFFEESTRTRNSMEAGLAQLGGHANFLDTSTMQINHGEVAKDTAVILSSYSHAIACRNCFWEIGNDYLRDMAEHSSAPILNLQCDLYHPMQGLADLMTIQEKKDETKELNVSIIWAYATSHKKPISVPLTQALLFPRYSMNVTLAHPEGFELPDWVIKQAKENAEKHNGTFKVTNNMEEAYEDADIVIPKNWGSWVNHPEGGEEMLESNKDWKCTEEMMDLAADDVMYMHALPADRGNEVEDSVIDGPASIVYDEAENRIHTAKSVMTLTMGGK; encoded by the coding sequence ATGAAAACAACATTTTTAAGAGGAAAAGACTTTATTACTTTGCAGGACTGGGAGAAAGAAGAGATTGACACATTACTTGATGTATCTTTTGATTTAAAACGTAAGTTTGCAATGGGAGTTGACACTTCATATTTAAAGAATAAAACTGCAATGTTAATGTTCTTTGAGGAATCAACTCGAACTAGAAACTCCATGGAAGCTGGTTTAGCTCAGCTAGGAGGTCATGCTAATTTTTTAGACACTAGTACTATGCAGATTAATCATGGTGAAGTTGCTAAGGATACTGCAGTTATTCTTTCTAGCTATAGTCATGCAATTGCTTGTCGTAATTGTTTTTGGGAAATTGGAAATGATTATTTAAGAGATATGGCAGAGCATTCTAGTGCACCTATCTTGAATTTACAATGTGACTTATATCATCCAATGCAAGGATTAGCTGATTTAATGACTATTCAAGAGAAGAAAGATGAAACTAAAGAATTAAATGTTTCTATTATTTGGGCATATGCAACTAGTCATAAGAAGCCGATTTCTGTACCATTAACTCAAGCACTTCTATTCCCACGTTATTCTATGAATGTAACACTTGCTCATCCTGAAGGATTTGAATTACCTGATTGGGTAATTAAGCAAGCTAAAGAGAATGCTGAAAAGCATAATGGTACATTTAAAGTTACTAATAACATGGAAGAAGCTTATGAGGATGCTGATATTGTTATTCCAAAGAACTGGGGTAGCTGGGTAAATCATCCTGAAGGTGGAGAAGAAATGTTAGAATCTAATAAAGATTGGAAATGCACTGAAGAAATGATGGATCTAGCTGCTGATGATGTAATGTATATGCATGCTTTACCTGCTGATAGAGGTAATGAAGTGGAAGATTCTGTAATTGATGGTCCTGCCTCAATTGTTTATGATGAAGCAGAGAATAGAATTCATACTGCTAAATCGGTAATGACTTTAACTATGGGTGGCAAATAA
- a CDS encoding YgeY family selenium metabolism-linked hydrolase, with protein sequence MDRNELVEKIREESYKYEDEMVEFMRDIIRIPSESCEEKEVVERIKEEMEKVGFDEVEIDPMGNILGRIGSGDRIVAFDAHIDTVGVGNLDEWDWDPFEGKMEDGIIYGRGATDQEGAMVSMVYAAKVIKDLDLYDEFSLYFIGSVQEEDCDGLCWQYIINEDELEPELVVVTEPTNLNIYRGHRGRMEMEVITDGVSCHGSAPHRGVNSIYKMAPIIEGIEELNENLKDDDFLGKGTIAVTHVTNETPSLCAVPNKTKIHLDRRLTAGEDKELAVKQVEEVVAEADIEAEVRILNYDTPSYTDLVYETEKYYPTWVIEEEDDIVQSAVGAFEELFDEEATVDKWTFSTNGVSIMGRAGIPCIGFGPANEVYAHTVNDQIPVDHLLKAAAFYATYPEYL encoded by the coding sequence ATGGATAGAAATGAATTAGTAGAAAAAATCAGGGAAGAATCTTACAAGTATGAAGATGAAATGGTAGAATTTATGCGGGATATAATCAGAATCCCTAGTGAGAGTTGTGAGGAAAAAGAAGTTGTAGAACGGATTAAGGAAGAGATGGAAAAGGTAGGTTTTGATGAAGTGGAAATCGATCCTATGGGTAATATCTTAGGAAGAATCGGTTCTGGAGATCGGATAGTAGCTTTTGATGCTCATATTGATACAGTTGGAGTAGGAAATCTTGATGAGTGGGATTGGGATCCATTTGAAGGTAAGATGGAAGATGGTATTATCTATGGTAGAGGAGCTACTGACCAAGAAGGCGCTATGGTTAGTATGGTATATGCCGCTAAAGTAATTAAAGACTTAGACTTATATGATGAGTTTAGTCTATATTTCATAGGTAGTGTTCAGGAAGAAGATTGTGATGGCTTATGTTGGCAATATATTATTAATGAAGATGAGTTAGAACCAGAATTAGTAGTTGTTACTGAACCTACTAACTTAAATATATATCGTGGACATCGAGGTAGAATGGAAATGGAAGTAATTACTGATGGTGTTTCTTGTCACGGTAGTGCTCCACACCGTGGTGTTAATTCAATCTATAAGATGGCACCTATTATTGAAGGAATCGAAGAATTGAACGAAAATCTTAAAGATGACGACTTTTTAGGAAAAGGAACAATAGCAGTAACTCATGTTACTAATGAGACCCCTAGCCTTTGTGCTGTTCCAAATAAGACAAAGATTCATCTAGATCGTCGATTAACGGCAGGAGAAGATAAAGAATTAGCAGTTAAACAAGTAGAAGAGGTAGTTGCTGAAGCTGATATAGAAGCTGAAGTTAGAATACTAAATTATGATACTCCAAGTTATACTGACTTAGTTTATGAAACTGAAAAGTATTATCCTACTTGGGTTATTGAAGAAGAGGATGATATTGTACAGTCTGCTGTAGGTGCTTTTGAAGAATTATTTGATGAAGAAGCTACTGTAGATAAGTGGACATTTAGTACTAATGGTGTTTCTATTATGGGAAGGGCTGGAATCCCTTGCATTGGTTTCGGACCAGCTAATGAGGTTTATGCCCATACAGTTAATGACCAAATTCCAGTAGATCACTTATTAAAAGCTGCTGCTTTCTATGCTACTTATCCTGAATATCTATAA